The genome window CCGCCCCCGCCCAGGAGCGAATTGTTGGCCGCGTTCACAATGGCGTCCACCGCCAACTTCGTGATGTCGCCGGGAATGATGTCTATTTTTTCCTTCATGGCCGTCCCTCCGTACCGGTCAGAGTTCTTCGTGAGCCCCACAATATTACAACCGGTCCAGCGGACTTTCCACCCCTTTGCCGCCCCGGTTCAGCACATGGGGTGTAAATCATCGTCGTCTGCACGTCCTTGTGGCCCAGGAGCTCCTCGCCATGGAGCCGCTTGACCGCCGTCAGGTGTTCCCGCAGCGGCAACGCAACCGGCCGGGGGAGCATCGTGACCCGGTCCTTGGCCCACTTCTCCTCCCGGACGATGATGTTGCGCCGCTCGAAATCCACATTCTTGACCCGCAGGCGCCTTTTCCCGTCCCGGCGGGGTGGTGCTTGCTGTGAAAGAGGATGTAGCACTTCGCCCATTCGATATACGTCTGCTCAGTACGGAGACTGTAGTGCTTCAGGCGGATTCTGGAGCGGAGCAGATCCGGAAGAAGGGGTTTCCAGGTTCCACAGCGGGGCGTTTGCGCGTTGCGGGGGGTGATCAGTCGGCGGTGGTTTTGTCGAAGGCCTTTTCCTGTTCCGACGTGCCGATCAGGATGAGTCTGACTCCTTCTTCGAGGATGGTCTCCGGTGGCGGCGAAATGAGGATGTCGGTCTTGCCGATAGCCTCAATGGCCACGATGGAGCAGCCGGTGAGGGGGCGTAGCGGCTGTCGGCGATGCTCTTTCCGGCCATGCCGGGGGGGAGCGCTCGCCGGAAGACGGCCATCCCCTCGGAGAGAAAGGCCGATTCCTTGTGCTCCAGCAGGTTGCCCAGGATGTTGGCTCCCACGGACGCATTGGAGACGACGAAGTCGGCGCCGGCCGCGTAGAGCTGGTCAACGTTCTCTTCGCTGTTGGCGCGGGCCACGATGCGGGTGTGGGAGTGGAGGTGCCGGCAGGCCAGGGTGAGGAAGATGTTGGTGCTGTCGTCATTGGTGGTGACGATGATGCCGCTGGCGCGGTCGATGCCCGCCTGCCTGAGGGTCTGGCCAACGGTGGCGTCGCCGTAGACCACGGCGTGATCGTTGCAAACGGGGCTCTCCTGGCGGTCGATCAGAATGAAGGGAACCGGCTTGCGGTCGAGGAAGGCTGCGGCGGCACAGCCGATGCGACCGTGGCCGATGATGAAGATCAGTTCGTCTTCCGGCGCCTCGCCAATCAGGTATTCCAGGGTGGCCAACTGGCTCTTGGTGCCGGCCAGCACCAGGAGCGACTGTTCGGTCAGGACCGTATCCCGCTGCGGGGTGGTGAGGCTGCCCCGCTCCCAGACGCCGATGATTGAAAGCCCCGTCCGCTGGCGAATCCCCGATTCTCCGATGGTTTTGCCGGCGAAGGGGGTGCCGTGGACGGCCAGTTCGGCGATCTGCAGGTTGCCGAAGGAGTCGAGGATATGGGCCAGCGCACCGCAGGTGGTGGCCCGGATGCCCAGGTAGCGGCCGAGGATTCTGGTCAGGGGGATGACCTGGTTCGCACCGGCCAGCCGGAGCAGTTCCCCGTGCACCGGCTCATTGGCCACGGCAATGATGGGTGTCTGGCAGAGGGAGCGGACAGTGAGGCACAGGTTGGCATTGTCCGGGTCGCTCAGGTTGGCGATGATGCTCCGGGCCGCTGCCACCCGTAGGCCGGTCAGGACGTGGGCATCGGTGGGCGAGCCGAAGACCACCTTGAATCCCTCCTGTTCTTCCAGGTGCAGGGCCTGTTCGTAGTTGTCCGTTACCACGACGAAGAGGAGATTGCGGCTCTCCAGCTTGCGGATCAGGGTCCGGGTGATGGGGTCGATGCCGAAGATGAGGATGTGCCCCCTGGTGTCGTCCGGCAGCTCGATGGTGGGTCGGTAGCGGAGGCGCCGTTCGATCCAGGGGGCCAGAAACATGCTGACAAAGCCGAAGGGGAGGATGATCAGGAGAAAGATCACCCCCGAAATGGTGACGATTGAGGCGAACAGGTACCCGGCATCGCTCTGGAAGGTAATGTCGCCGAACCCCAGGGTGGTCATCACCGTGACAGTCCAGTAAATCCCTGCCATGAAGGAGTATTCGCGCCCTTCGAGGTGCCACATCAGGTAGCGGAAGATGGACGCGTAGGTCAGAAGCAAGGCAAAGAGGAAGGTGCAGTACAGGAGCAGGACCTTCAGGTTCTGCCTGGCGCGGCCCCTCAGGAAATAGGCCAGTTCGGAGGCGAGTACTTTCATGGAATACCTCTCCTCGCGTTCTCAGCGCCAATCCACGGCCAGCCGGTTGCGCCGGGGAGGGCGGCGATAGGAAACGGCCGGGTAGCCCAGCAGGAGGGTGTAGCCGGCGTGGTGCCCCTCGGGGAGGGCGAGGGCCCGCTGCAGGGGCTCCCATGCCTCGGCGGCCATCTGAAAGAAGCCGGCCCAGCAGGTGCCCACCCCGTGGGCGGGTGCCAGGATGTCCAGGTGGGTTGCGGCAATGACGGCATCCACCGCTACCGTGGGATGGCGCCGGTCGGTGTAGGCAATGGCCAGGTGCGGGGCGTTGCGGCAGATGGGGTCGTTCCCCTTGCGCCAGGAGCGGATCATGGCGGCAATGTTGAAGTGCCGGCTCAGGGGGGTGTCGCCCTCCTGTTGGGAGCGGAGCCAGTCCACCACCAGCCCGGTCAGCCGCCGCACCTCGGCGGTATCGTGGATGATCAGCCACCTGACCCGCTGGCCGTTGCTGCCGGTGGGGGCGTAGCGGACCACGTCCAGCAACCCCTCGATGGTTTCCCGGGGGACAGGCTCCGGCCGGAAATGGCGGATCGACCGCCGCATCCGCAGGTACGCATCGAGCTCTTCCGGGGCAAGGGGAGCCATCGGCGGCGGGTAGACGGCCGGGTCCAGGCGCGGATCGTCCACGACCAGTGCTGCCGTGGGGCAGACCGCCTCGCAGTGGCCACAGATGATGCAGCGCCCGGCTCCCTCTTCGGTGAAGCGGGGCGGCAGGTTTTCCTCGGGCAGCTCGACGATGCGGAGAGGGCAGACGGAGACGCAGGCGCCGCAGCGGGTACAGGCGGCGTCGGTTACGATCAGTTCGGGCATGGTTCGGTTCTTTCCTTTGTCGTGTGCCGGCGGGCCAATCCCCGGAGCGTGTTCAGGTTCATGACGTCGAACTCGTCGTCATCCCCTTTGGGCGTTTCGAGAATCTTGGGCACCGTCGTGAAGCGGCCATCGTTCATGAGGAGCCGGAACGGCTCCAGCCCCAGCATTCCCCGGCCGATATGCTCGTGCCGGTCCACCCGGGAGTTGAGTCCCTTCCGGGAATCGTTCAGGTGGAAGCACCGGAGACGGTCCAGGCCGACCAGCCGATCGAACTCGGCGAAGACGCGCCGGTACCCTTCGCCGGTGGTGAAGTCGTAGCCGGCGGCAAAGGCGTGGCAGGTGTCGAAACAGACTGCGAAGCGGTCGGGAAACGCGGTCCCGGCGATGATGGCAGCCAGGTGCTCGAAGGTGTGGCCCAGGCTGGTGCCCTGGCCCGCGGTGGTTTCCAGCAGGATCACGCCGGCGAACTCGGGAACCGCGGGGATCAGGCGGTCGAATGCCTCGCAGATGCGCCGGATGCCGGTCTCTTCCCCGTCGCCCAGGTGGGCGCCCGGGTGCATAACGATCATGCCGATGCCGAGGCGGGCGCAGCGCTCCATCTCCTCCCGGAAGGCCGCGAAGCTCTTGTCCCGGGTCTCGCCCGGCGGGGCCGCCAGGTTGATGAGGTAGATGTCATGGGCGACGATCTCGTGCAGGCCCGCGGCTTCCCACTGCTCGCGGAACAGGGCCGCCTCCCCGTCGGTGGGCATTTTCCCCCGCCACTGGTTGGAGTTCTGGGTGAAGACCTGGATCACGCCGCAGCCGACCCGGGTTCCCCGGGCCGGGGCCTTGTGGATCCCGCCGGCAATGGACATGTGCGCGCCGAGATAGTCTTTCATGGGCCTAGAGACCGAGCCTGTCCCGGATCAGCGCGATCCGCCCGGCGTACTCATCCGGTGCGAGCAGGGTTTCCCCATGGGGCTCGCTCCAGATGGGGCGGGGCCACAGGGGGTCCGTGGCGAAACGGGGCACCAGGTGCCAGTGCATGTGCGGCACCATGTTGCCGAGCAGCTCGTAGTTCATCTTGGCGGGCTGGAACAGGTCGAACAGGGCCGCGGCAACGGCCGTCACCTCTTCCATGACCCCCTGGCGGACCGGCGGGGAAAGATGGAACAGCTCAGTCACGTGCTCCCGGGTGAAGACAAAGGTGTAGCCGGGAAAGAACTGGTCGCGATTGAGCATGACGCGGGTATGTCCCAGCTCCGCAATGCGAAGCTCGGGCTCATCGAGCCACTTGGTGCACATG of Geobacter anodireducens contains these proteins:
- a CDS encoding nitroreductase, encoding MPELIVTDAACTRCGACVSVCPLRIVELPEENLPPRFTEEGAGRCIICGHCEAVCPTAALVVDDPRLDPAVYPPPMAPLAPEELDAYLRMRRSIRHFRPEPVPRETIEGLLDVVRYAPTGSNGQRVRWLIIHDTAEVRRLTGLVVDWLRSQQEGDTPLSRHFNIAAMIRSWRKGNDPICRNAPHLAIAYTDRRHPTVAVDAVIAATHLDILAPAHGVGTCWAGFFQMAAEAWEPLQRALALPEGHHAGYTLLLGYPAVSYRRPPRRNRLAVDWR
- a CDS encoding deoxyribonuclease IV (Assists in DNA repair by cleaving phosphodiester bonds at apurinic or apyrimidinic sties to produce new 5' ends that are base-free deoxyribose 5-phosphate residues), with the protein product MKDYLGAHMSIAGGIHKAPARGTRVGCGVIQVFTQNSNQWRGKMPTDGEAALFREQWEAAGLHEIVAHDIYLINLAAPPGETRDKSFAAFREEMERCARLGIGMIVMHPGAHLGDGEETGIRRICEAFDRLIPAVPEFAGVILLETTAGQGTSLGHTFEHLAAIIAGTAFPDRFAVCFDTCHAFAAGYDFTTGEGYRRVFAEFDRLVGLDRLRCFHLNDSRKGLNSRVDRHEHIGRGMLGLEPFRLLMNDGRFTTVPKILETPKGDDDEFDVMNLNTLRGLARRHTTKERTEPCPN
- a CDS encoding HIT family hydrolase, whose product is MPPSCPMCTKWLDEPELRIAELGHTRVMLNRDQFFPGYTFVFTREHVTELFHLSPPVRQGVMEEVTAVAAALFDLFQPAKMNYELLGNMVPHMHWHLVPRFATDPLWPRPIWSEPHGETLLAPDEYAGRIALIRDRLGL